From Candidatus Binataceae bacterium:
CGCCAATCTATCGAATGACCGCGTGCTATTCGGCTTTGCTCGAAGCCGATTCGATTAACTGCGAAGCGCGCAAGCTCCTCACGCGCCATCAATTCGAGCGCCGCGCCGCGATGGCGCCGCGCGAGCGCGCGCAGCGCCGGAACCAGGCAGACCAGGTCGCCAAGTGCGCCGGGAAAGATGACCAGCACCCGCGCATCCGCGACTCGCTCCGACTCCGACTTGGCCATTGCCGACAATCTACCATCACGGCGCCGCCAGCGGTTCAGCCAAGGCGGCGCTACTCCCGACGCCGAAGCGCGCTGCCGCATGCCGAGTAGTCGCAAAACGCCAGCCGATACGGGTAGAATCGCTCCATGCCGAACAGCGTGGCGCGCTCACCGCTCGAACTCATCGGCCATACCCCCGTGGTGCGGCTAAATCGCCTTCCGGGCAAGGACGACGCCGAAATCTGGGCCAAGCTCGAGAGTTTCAACCCCGGCGGCAGCGTCAAGGACCGGATCTGCGTCGCGATGATCGAAGCGGCAGAGCGCGAGGGACGGCTCAAACCCGGCGAGACCATCGTCGAGCCGACCTCGGGCAACACCGGAATCGGCCTTGCGCTGGTGGCTGCGGTCAAGGGTTACCAGCTTATCCTCACGATGCCCGATACGATGAGCGAGGAACGGCGCTCGCTGCTGGCGGCCTACGGCGCGCGGCTCGTGTTGACGCCCGACACGCGCGGGATGCATGGCGCGATCGCCAAGGCGCAGGACCTGGCGCGCGAAAACCCGCGCTACTTCATGCCACAACAGTTCAGCAACCATGCCAATCCGGACGTACATTACGCAACCACCGGCCCCGAACTCGCGGGCCAGCTCGAGCGGATCGATGCGTTCGTGGCGGGCGTCGGCACGGGCGGCACGATCACCGGCGTCGGACGCTACCTGCG
This genomic window contains:
- the cysK gene encoding cysteine synthase A — translated: MPNSVARSPLELIGHTPVVRLNRLPGKDDAEIWAKLESFNPGGSVKDRICVAMIEAAEREGRLKPGETIVEPTSGNTGIGLALVAAVKGYQLILTMPDTMSEERRSLLAAYGARLVLTPDTRGMHGAIAKAQDLARENPRYFMPQQFSNHANPDVHYATTGPELAGQLERIDAFVAGVGTGGTITGVGRYLREHFGGRPLIVAVEPKNSPVLEGGEPGFHKIQGIGAGFVPQNLDTSIYDEIIAVSDEEATIHTRRLAREEGLLVGISSGAACCAALQVAKRLGRGKIVAAVFCDTGERYLTTDLFQAEGI